TCGTCATAAAGGCTGCTGTAGGACTCATCCAAGGTAAAGGAAAGTATATTGTCCTGGCGCCCTACAAGCTCAAGGTGCTGGGCGATAGAGTGCAATATCCCGCTGATTCCCAGCTGCCGGTACAGTACCGGCCAGCTGCCAGAAGTAAGTGCATCGAAGCGCGCTTTCGGCGTATTTGTGGCTTCTGTAGTTACCGGTTGCCTCTGCGGTTCCGGCGATACAACAGATGGTAGTGGAGACAATTCCACTTCCGCTACACGCTGACGGAGTTCAGCTAAAACATCTTCGCGTCGACCTGGCGACGGTATTGCAGCAGCCTGCTCTTCTCCAGCAACCTCAGCAGGTTGGAGATCCTGCTCTGCCTGGCAGGCCATTGAGATAGGCTCGCTTTTCGAATAATTCTCGCTCGACCCTGTCGAGTGTACAGATTCCCCTACAGCCTCTATTACCGCTCCTTCATCTGCCGGAGCCGGTTGAACCTTCACCTCCGGCTCGGGCACTACCGCAACGGCCTCAGGCCTCTGCGGGGCCAGTTCAGACTTTTTTTCCGCGGTAACCCCCTGCGCCGCCGGAGGGGTGATAGATTGGGTTTCCATCGATACTGGGGCAGACTGCCCCTCCGCTGTAGCCCCTGGCAACTCTGCCTTGGGAATATCCGCTACCCCCTGCGGGCGAAATGCCAGCATACGTAGCAGGGCCATTTCGAAGCCGCTACGCGGGTCCGGGGCCAATGGTAGGTCTCGACGGGCATGCAGTGCCATCTGGTAATAGAGTTGTAAATTTTCCGGGGCTATCTGTGCGGCGAGTGCCTGCAGCCGCTCTCTATCCCCCAGCGCGTTATCTATCGATTGGGGCAACACCTGGACAACCGCCAGGCGGTGCAGGTTATCTGCCAGCTCTGCCAGAGCGGCGCTGTAGTCCGGTGCCTGTTGGGAAAGCTCCGCAACCACGGCAAATATCGCTACTGCATCCACATCAGCCAGGGCTTGCAATAGCTTCCACACCAGCCCGGTATCAATACTGCCGAGCATGCCACGCACCTCGGCCTCACTGATTTTGCCCGCCCCAAAGGCGATCGCCTGGTCTGTGAGGCTCATGCCATCACGCATACTGCCATCGGCAGCGCGCCCGAGATGCCAGAGGGCGCCCTCTTCGAAAGGTACCTGCTCCTGCTCCAAAACAAAGCGCAGATGCTCAACAACCCGCTCGGGGCTCATGTTCTTTAGTTTAAATTGCAGGCAGCGGGATAGCACCGTAACTGGCAGCTTTTGTGGATCTGTAGTGGCCAGCAGGAACTTCACATGAGGTGGTGGCTCCTCCAAGGTCTTCAATAAGGCGTTGAAGGAACTGTTGGAGAGCATGTGGACTTCGTCGATCAGGTAGACCTTGTACCGTCCCCTTGTCGGCGCGTACTGAACATTCTCCAGTAGCTCGCGGGTATCCTCCACCTTGGTGCGCGATGCCGCATCCACTTCAATTAAATCGACAAAACGGCCATCCGCAATCTCTGTACAGGTCGCACACTGACCGCAAGGCTCAGAGCTGACACCTTCTTCACAGTTGAGGCACTTGGCCAGAATCCGCGCTATGGTGGTTTTGCCCACTCCCCGGGTACCGGCGAACAGATAGGCGTGATGCAAACGGCCATTGTCCAGGGCATTGATGAGCGCCTGGAGTACATGCTCCTGCCCCACCATCTCCCGAAACAGCCGCGGGCGCCATTTACGTGCCAGTACTTGATAGCTCATCCAGTCTCCGGTGCTCGGCACACCTCAGCAAAATCAATTCTCGTGCGCCACTGCGCGGGCGCCATTATACCGGCATAGGCGCCTACGCATAGCGAATAGCCAACGACAACCCACAGATCAATCTGTGCCACTCGTAGCCGAAGCGAAGCTTATGTTATAACTGTGCGCCAACTCGCACTAAGAACAATCAGTCCATAACTACAGCGAGTTTGGTACGGGGAAAACTATAAGTAATGAATAAGGCCAGGAAGACGCTTCTTGAAAAGCTGTTTGCTGAGCACGGCCAAGCCCTCGTGAGGTTTGTTGCACGCATTGTCAAAAGCCCAGACGACGCCGAGGATATCGCACAACACGCCTACCTACGCCTGCAGAAACTCAGTGATGAGAAGGAACTGGATAACCCCCGCGCTTACCTTTACCAAATTGCCAACAACCTGGCTGTCGATCAGCTGCGCCGGGGCAAACTACACGTAGAGTATATCAACCAGCAAGTTCCCCTCGATGGAGAACCCCACAGTGACGACCACGCTGACCACCAATCCCCAGAGAGAGTCCTCGCTGCTCGCCAACAGCTTCAGTCCATCTACGAAACCATGGATAAACTGCCGCTCAAATGCCGTCAGGCTTTTCTCCTGCACAGAACCCGCGGGCTCTCATACAGCGAAATTGCCCGCGAGATGAATATCTCAGTCAGCAGTGTCGAGAAATATATTCTACAGGCGCTCAAGGCCTGCAGGAAAAAGGTCGGTTAAACTCTTCAAGCAATACCGCAAGATTCAAATTTTGTTGAGGGGGACATCGGCTCGGCCGTCTCAGCATGCAAGGACAATACTTAAGGCTCAAACAACTCTGCCAACCAGGGCACTTTCAGAATATTTTGCTGACAAAGTGACCCTGAGCATTGTGATTATTTTGCAAAGGGAAAGTTTGAGCCGCCTGCATCGCACAAATAAGACAAATTTGAGTAAGATGCACCCAAAATTAGGCACGATTGTCCCGTTAGACAGCCCTTAAGTTCAAGGTAACAGAGCAATTATGAATATCAACGCACAACAAACAACAAGCGAAGAGAGCCTGGACCAGGCCTGCGCTTGGGTTGCGCGTTTACGCTCCGATACCATCAGTGCAGCTGATAAACGTCAATTTGCGAACTGGCTGTCCACATCTGCCGAAAATCGCCATGCTTTTGAGGAAATTACTGAGCTTTGGGGCGACCTCGGTGCACTTGAACACATGCCTATTGACCAGCTCTTCCCAGAGGGTACCCCAACATCTCAAGCCTCCAGTTCTGCCAATGAAAAAAAGCAAAAGGTGAGAGATATTAGAAAGTCACCTCGCGGAAACTGGGGGGCACCCCAGTGGCTCCTAAGTGGAGGGCTGGCCACCTGCGGTGTATTTCTTGCTGCCTGGATCAGCCTGGATTGGTTAAACACTGGGAAATCCAGCCAACAAATCTATACCACCCAGCTCGGGGAAATTCGCACACTGAACCTTGCAGACGGCTCAGAAGTAAAATTGAATTCCAATACTGAGCTGCGTGTAAGCTATAGCCGTAAAGAGCGGCAGACCCATCTTATTCGTGGCGAAGCCTTCTTCGAGGTCGCTCGGCAGACTTCAAGACCCTTCACTGTCTCTGCTGGCAGCGCCAATATTCGCGTACTGGGAACTGAGTTTAATGTTGAGCTCAACCCTGAAAGCACCAAGGTATCTGTCACCGAGGGCACTGTGTCAGTAAGTGAGGCCGAGACCAGTCCCGGACTGTCTCCAGAGTCAGTCCGACTGACTAAAAACCAGAAAGTCAGCATCACTGATCACGGCCTGGGTGATGTACGCCCGGCCTCTCCCCAGGAAGCCACGGATTGGACCAGAGGTCTTCTCGTTTTTGAGAAAACCCCTCTCAAAGAGGCCCTGCAAGAGTTAAATCGTTATCTTTCTGTACCTGCGACTGCCGCCCCTCAAGTAGAAGGGCGCTTGGTGTCCGGGACCTTCGCCATTTCCGACCCGGACAATACTCTGGAAGCTATAGCCACAGCACTTCAATTGCAGCAAGACCGCAGCAACTCAAACCTGACTATCTTGTCTCCCAAGCACAACTAGGTTATAACCGTCATAAATGGCGGTTGTTTATTGTGCAAATTGCCGCCCACTTATAAATAGTAATAAGCACCTTAGTGCCAATTTTGGCGCTGAATGCAACAAAAATGGGCACCCTCTTGAAGGTAAAGTATTGGGCCTTTTTCTCCTTAATACTACTGCTGCCAGCTACTGGTACAGCTGATAGCTCCTGCCCAAAGCCCTCTATCTCACTGCCGGCTGGCTCCCTACCCCAAGCGCTAATATCCTTAGGCCAACAATGTAAGGTTTCTGTACTGGTACAGACTTCATCTGCATCCCGCTATGCATTGCCTGCGCAGGACATACCAAGTGATGACGGCCAATTCGAACTAGCCCTTCAACAACTGCTTCAGGACCTGCCATTTACTTACCAGCGTATTAGCTCGAACTCTTTCGCAGTTACGCCTGACAGCGGACAGCCCCCTGAGCCCCTGGATACAATCAAGCCCCCGACAGAGGAGGTTACTGTTACCGGGCAAAGTCTGACCGGCAGCCACCTACGTCATTACCAACTGGATAGCTACGCCCCAATAGACCGGCTCTCCAGAGAACAGCTTGAGTTAACAGGTGCACAAACTATTGCAGGACTACTCAAATTCCTGCCTGCGATATCTGGAAACTCAACCAGCACTTCCGTCAGCCAGGAAGATAACGGCACAGCAACCGTATCCCTGCGCGGACTCCCCGCAAGCAATACATTAGTCCTTATCAACGGCCGCCGCATCATAGGGGACGGATACAACGGGGAGGCCACAGATCTCAACACCATTCCCCTGTCACTAGTTGAACGCGTTGAAATCCTGAAGGACGGTGCTTCCGCAATCTATGGTTCAGATGCCATTGCCGGGGTAATCAACATCATTCTCCGTAGAGACTTCGAAGGGCTATCAATAGATAGTTACTACGGCCAGGCACAGGAAAATGATCTCCAAACCGAATCCCATCACCTAGCCTGGGGACGGCAAGGAGAGCGTAGTCACCTGA
This DNA window, taken from Microbulbifer sp. GL-2, encodes the following:
- the dnaX gene encoding DNA polymerase III subunit gamma/tau, yielding MSYQVLARKWRPRLFREMVGQEHVLQALINALDNGRLHHAYLFAGTRGVGKTTIARILAKCLNCEEGVSSEPCGQCATCTEIADGRFVDLIEVDAASRTKVEDTRELLENVQYAPTRGRYKVYLIDEVHMLSNSSFNALLKTLEEPPPHVKFLLATTDPQKLPVTVLSRCLQFKLKNMSPERVVEHLRFVLEQEQVPFEEGALWHLGRAADGSMRDGMSLTDQAIAFGAGKISEAEVRGMLGSIDTGLVWKLLQALADVDAVAIFAVVAELSQQAPDYSAALAELADNLHRLAVVQVLPQSIDNALGDRERLQALAAQIAPENLQLYYQMALHARRDLPLAPDPRSGFEMALLRMLAFRPQGVADIPKAELPGATAEGQSAPVSMETQSITPPAAQGVTAEKKSELAPQRPEAVAVVPEPEVKVQPAPADEGAVIEAVGESVHSTGSSENYSKSEPISMACQAEQDLQPAEVAGEEQAAAIPSPGRREDVLAELRQRVAEVELSPLPSVVSPEPQRQPVTTEATNTPKARFDALTSGSWPVLYRQLGISGILHSIAQHLELVGRQDNILSFTLDESYSSLYDDVHQRRLGDLLGDFFQQPVVAQIQVGLVQGGTPARLAAATREARLTAAREALTTDPVVQELVVEFNAELQPGSVESLVETD
- a CDS encoding RNA polymerase sigma factor, whose amino-acid sequence is MNKARKTLLEKLFAEHGQALVRFVARIVKSPDDAEDIAQHAYLRLQKLSDEKELDNPRAYLYQIANNLAVDQLRRGKLHVEYINQQVPLDGEPHSDDHADHQSPERVLAARQQLQSIYETMDKLPLKCRQAFLLHRTRGLSYSEIAREMNISVSSVEKYILQALKACRKKVG
- a CDS encoding FecR domain-containing protein, whose amino-acid sequence is MNINAQQTTSEESLDQACAWVARLRSDTISAADKRQFANWLSTSAENRHAFEEITELWGDLGALEHMPIDQLFPEGTPTSQASSSANEKKQKVRDIRKSPRGNWGAPQWLLSGGLATCGVFLAAWISLDWLNTGKSSQQIYTTQLGEIRTLNLADGSEVKLNSNTELRVSYSRKERQTHLIRGEAFFEVARQTSRPFTVSAGSANIRVLGTEFNVELNPESTKVSVTEGTVSVSEAETSPGLSPESVRLTKNQKVSITDHGLGDVRPASPQEATDWTRGLLVFEKTPLKEALQELNRYLSVPATAAPQVEGRLVSGTFAISDPDNTLEAIATALQLQQDRSNSNLTILSPKHN